In a single window of the Mesoplodon densirostris isolate mMesDen1 chromosome 18, mMesDen1 primary haplotype, whole genome shotgun sequence genome:
- the FSCN2 gene encoding fascin-2, which yields MPTNGLHQVLKIQFGLVNDTDRYLTAESFGFKVNASAPSLKRKQMWVLEPDPGQGTAVLFRSSHLGRYLSAEEDGRVACEAERPGRDCRFLVLPQPDGRWVLQSEPHGRFFGGTEDQLSCFATAITAAELWTVHLAIHPQAHLLSVSRRRYAHLCPQEDEIAADSNTPWGVDALVTLIFQNRQYCLRSCDSRYLRSDGRLVWEPEARTRYTLEFKAGKLAFKDCDGRYLAPVGPAGTLRAGRNTRPGKDELFDLEESHPQVVLVAANHRYVSVRQGINVSANQDEELDHETFLMQIDRETKKCTFYSSTGGYWTLVTHGGIQATATQVSASTMFEMEWRGRRVALKASNGRYVCMKKNGQLAAISDFVGEDEEFILKLINRPILVLRGLDGFVCHRRGSNQLDTNRSVYDVFHLSFSDGAYQIRGRGGGFWHTGSHGSVCSDGERAEDFLFEFRERGRLAIRARSGKYLRGGASGLLRADADAPAGVALWEY from the exons ATGCCCACCAATGGCCTGCACCAGGTGCTGAAGATCCAGTTTGGCCTCGTCAATGATACTGACCGTTACCTGACGGCTGAGAGCTTTGGCTTCAAGGTCAACGCCTCGGCACCCAGCCTCAAGAGGAAGCAGATGTGGGTGCTGGAGCCAGACCCGGGCCAGGGCACAGCTGTGCTGTTTCGCAGCAGCCACCTGGGCCGTTACCTGTCAGCCGAGGAGGACGGGCGCGTGGCCTGTGAGGCGGAGCGGCCGGGCCGCGACTGCCGCTTCCTGGTCCTGCCGCAGCCTGACGGGCGCTGGGTGCTGCAGTCGGAGCCGCACGGCCGCTTCTTCGGCGGCACTGAGGACCAGCTGTCCTGCTTCGCCACAGCCATCACCGCGGCTGAGCTGTGGACCGTGCACCTGGCCATCCACCCGCAGGCCCACCTGCTGAGTGTGAGCCGGCGGCGCTACGCGCACCTGTGCCCGCAGGAGGACGAGATCGCGGCGGACAGCAACACACCGTGGGGCGTGGACGCGCTCGTCACGCTCATCTTCCAGAACCGGCAGTACTGCCTCAGGTCCTGCGACAGCCGCTACCTGCGCAGCGATGGCCGCCTCGTCTGGGAGCCCGAGGCTCGCACCCGCTACACACTCGAGTTCAAGGCGGGCAAGCTGGCCTTCAAGGACTGTGACGGCCGCTACCTGGCGCCCGTGGGACCCGCAGGCACGCTCAGGGCTGGCCGCAACACACGGCCCGGCAAGGACGAACTCTTCGACCTGGAGGAGAGTCACCCGCAGGTGGTGCTGGTGGCCGCCAACCACCGCTACGTGTCCGTGCGGCAAG GGATCAATGTCTCAGCCAACCAAGACGAAGAACTGGATCATGAGACTTTCCTGATGCAAATTGACCGGGAGACAAAGAAGTGCACCTTCTATTCCAGCACTGGGGGCTACTGGACCCTGGTCACCCACGGGGGGATCCAGGCCACAGCCACACAAGT TTCTGCGAGCACCATGTTTGAGATGGAGTGGCGGGGCCGGCGGGTGGCCCTCAAGGCCAGCAATGGGCGCTATGTGTGCATGAAGAAGAATGGGCAGCTGGCGGCCATCAGCGATTTTGTGG GTGAGGACGAGGAGTTCATCCTCAAGCTCATCAACCGGCCCATCCTCGTGCTGCGGGGCCTGGACGGCTTCGTCTGCCACCGCCGAGGCTCCAACCAGCTGGACACCAACCGCTCCGTCTACGACGTGTTCCACCTGAGCTTCAGCGACGGCGCCTACCAGATCCGAG GCCGCGGCGGCGGGTTCTGGCACACCGGCAGCCACGGCAGCGTGTGCAGCGACGGCGAGCGCGCCGAGGACTTCCTGTTTGAGTTCCGTGAGCGCGGCCGCCTGGCCATCCGCGCCCGGAGCGGAAAGTACCTGCGCGGCGGCGCCTCGGGGCTGCTGCGCGCGGACGCAGACGCACCGGCCGGGGTTGCGCTCTGGGAGTACTGA